The following DNA comes from Hordeum vulgare subsp. vulgare chromosome 3H, MorexV3_pseudomolecules_assembly, whole genome shotgun sequence.
TATATGTATACTGACACAATTCGCGTCcatatacacatgcacacacgcGTACACTTACACACATGCAACGTACACATGCAGCACACACGTATACATGTAGCATACACGTGTACACGTGAAAAAAACACGTACACATACACATGCGTACACATACCGCGCACGCACAACACACACACGTAAACGGACCCACCTGTCATTGAGACAAAGTGAAACTTGCtaaaaatttataaagtgatcttTGGCTTAGCAAATATGGAAAGCATGGGTACAAATATAGCAAGCTTTGTAAAAAAAATGATGGAACCGTTTATACAAAGGCTATTGAAGAAGGTTTTTTGTCAAAATTTGTAAAATAGCAAGTGAATACAAATATACAAagcctgttgaagatgctcttatatCACATTTTTGTACTTACTACTTGATCTATTTAGGAGTAGAAGAAAATGAAGTTGCTGCAAGTCTGCAACAGAAGATGAGGGGGtatttgtttccagggactttctgatgtagggactaaaaaagtcccttttagtcccatgtaaAACAAACAAGGACGACTTTTAGGGGCTAAAAGGAGGTATTtgagactaaaggaagaagtccctatgggagggtctTTTTGAAACTTTTTTGGCACCTTTTCCAACAATGCCCTCATTTTAGCATGTtatttaataactactactacattagtaggggtaacatggtctttttgcatgtcatttaatgacctttaGTCTCTGTTTTGTCCATAGAAACGAACGGGTAgagactagagactttttagggggtgtttgtttccacaGACTTTTTGATGTagagactaaaaaaagtcccaaaaagtcccatgtgaaacaaacatgagggacttttagggactaaaatggGGTATTTGAGACTATATGAAGAAGTCTCTGTGGAAGGGTCTTTTTGGACTTTTTTGTcactttttccaacaatgcccctacttttagcatgtcatttaataactactacattactaagggtaacatggtctttttacatgtcatttaatgacatcTAGTTTTCTGAAAACAAACGGGCAGGGAATAGGGActtttaagttgggactaaaaaaaatctCGGAACTTATGAAACAAAGAGAGCCTTAGTTGAGACTTAAAAAAGCCAAACAAACAAGTCCTAAATTTCGCGATACCGCGAGGGGAATATTGCGGCCGGCAGTTGACGTTCACGTTGTCATAAAAAAAAGTTGTCGTTACTCATCACACCAACCTAGACGAGCCTTTCCTGAAGCGGCGGCACGGCGGCGCGGCCAAAACCTGCCGAATCCAGCTCGCCGCGGCGGTCGTCACCCTCCACCGCTCCCTCTCCGCGCGGCGACACCATTTAAACCTCGCCGTCTGCCGCCGCTTTCCCCCCTCCCAGATGCTTCCCCCAACCTCCACCATCCCACCCACCTTTCCCCTTCCCCACCCCGCCTTCACAAAACCTAGCTTCCGTCACCACCTCCGCTCGTCCTCCCTCCTGGCAAGCGCCTCCTCTGCGGCGGCGGGTCGGGCGTGCGGGATAGCGGGCCGTTGGACGAGCTCGGTTCGAGCCTCGCCTTCTGAGGCGGGGGGCTGGGCGGTGGCTGCGGCTGGTAAGGAGGGGGTGGAGATGGAGCGGCTGGTGGCGGTGGCGCAGAGCGCAGCGGATGCGGCGGGGGAGGTGCTCAGGAAGTACTTCAGGCAGCGCTTCGAGATAATCGACAAGGAggaccacagttcgttccctcctCTCTACTAACAGGCATTTTTGAAGGGGTTGTAGCCAGGTGTTGATTGTTGGAGAGATGATAGTTTGCTCAtcaatttttcttcttcttctgattccTGATTGCTTATATTTGAATCGGAAGATGAAAATTATCCGTTTGGGTGATACTATTGTTCTAGTGTTTTGTACTTTGGTGATAGGTTGGTTAGAACGGCGCATCCTTCTGTCCTCAAAACTTATGTGACTACAAAAGCCTTGTGATAGTTTTGTCCTATGCATTATTTTTGTTTGCTGTATAATATTTGTACATTGTTTTGGAGAAGTGAATATGTACTTGTAGAGGAAATCTGAACGTGGCTGTGAATTATGTCCAAATTGTACAACAGTTGAGCTGGACATTTCTTTATTACTCGAATCAGATGGTGTTATCTTGATCAGAGGCTCCATAACTATCCGTGCTCTTGAACTGGATTTACTGAATTTTTTCCAGGTCCCGTCACGATCGCTGATAGAGAAGCAGAAGAGGCAATGACTTCAGTCATACTGAAGAGCTTTCCTACTCATGCTGTGTGAGCTTGAGTACCCAATCCCAATATTCCAGCTCACTTTCAATGCACCTGCATGATAAATAATGCAACCTTTACTGGGTCATGCAGTTTCGGCGAGGAGAACGGTTGGAGGTGTGCGGAGAAGTCTGCTGACTATGTTTGGGTATTGGACCCCATAGATGGAACAAAGAGCTTCATTACTGGTATTAAAATGTAACAGTGTGTAGGCCAACTAATTTCAGCTTAACCAACAATGGTGGATGCTGATTTGTTTTCCGCAGGCAAGCCTCTTTTTGGTACACTTATTGCGCTTCTTCACAATGGAAAGCCGGTATGCTAATTTTCTCTTTCTCATGTCAGCTCTCCTTGTTTTTGTCCATTTTCTTTTCACTACTAACTGAAGGAAACTGTACTGGATAGCAGTCTATCATATATAATTACATGTACTCAGTGATTTAGCTTGATTTTGTTGATACTGTCACCAGAGATCTACCGTTACATGATATATTCGATGCAACCTGTAaatttttctttttaatttcagCATATTGTATATATACTAATGTCTCTTCTGGACATGTTATCTAAGTGCGTCATATATGTTAGATATTTGTTCTATATTACTTGCCATTGACTATTCTTCTTTTATTTAGGTTATGGGCATTATTGATCAGCCAATCTTGAGAGAGAGATGGGTTGGGGTGGATGGGAAGAAAACTACCTTAAATGGACAAGAAATATCTGTCCGTCCTTGCAATGTGCTGTCGCAAGCTTACTTGTAGGTATATTATGTTTTAGTACATAGAAATAATACATGATATTGCAATGTTGAATTATTCGTCCCGTGTATAATAATCAGTGTTGGGCATGTGTCAGATATACGACGAGTCCACATCTCTTTGAGGGAGATGCTGAAGATGCATTCATTCGTGTACGAGACAAGGTACATACCATGCTTGTAATTACATATGGTTGAAAACATGCACCATCAACGTCACAACTCACATGCTTGCCGTTTTACTCATTTGTTATGCAAGGTGAAAGTCCCATTGTATGGCTGTGATTGTTATGCTTATGCCCTCCTGGCTTCTGGttttgtggatcttgttgtggaATCTGGATTGAAGGTATATAACCAAATCTTGCCTGCTAGTCAGTTTTCAGCTTAAGTTTTCTTTGTATTTAAGTTGTGGTTCATTTTGTTAATATCTCTCTTTGACCAGCCCAATATTATTCTGTCCATTATTCTTGCAAACTCATCAAATACACTCAAGTTATGTACTAAAACAATTTATTCTGTTGTGAAGCCATATGATTTTCTCTCACTGGTACCGGTGATTGAAGGAGCTGGGGGCTCAATAACTGACTGGGAAGGGAACAAGCTCCACTGGCCTGTCTCTTCGGAATCTCGGCCAACAAGTATAATACTCGGTCTTCTCATTGGTTTCACCAAATTTTGCTTCAAAATTACTTCTATTTTGCGTCCTTTATTTCTTTCTATTTCATATCCGTCAGTTTTTCCTACTTTGCATCCCTCCACTTAAGAAACCACAACACTATGTAATATCGAGATTCAAAACTGGCACAGGCATTTCAGTCGAGCATATTTGCTGCTTCTGTTTGGCAGAAAACCAATGCTCCTGGTACTGAAGGTGTGATTCTTCTCTTCATTTTGGTTCAGGTTTCAACGTGGTGGCAGCCGGAGATTCCCGTGTTCATGGGCAGGCCCTAGCAGCGTTGCGGTGGCGCTAGCCTGCAGCGCCGGGTGGCTCCTGTTCATTTAAAAGGCTGCAACTGTTATTCATCTATCCAATAAAACTGAGTCTGTACGCTTCCTTAGTGGGTAAAGCAAGTTGTTCACGGTGCACCCTTTACTCAATGATGATCAGTGATTTCTTGTTGTGTGTTATGAACAGCCCTTATGTACTCAGATACTCAAGTCATCGATGATCGCTGAGCGACTTGATTGCACCGTGTAGCTCTTCTATGTGATGCTGGCTCGGTTACTCAAAAAAATCTCTAAGCAGTGATTCTACCTGACTCATCTAAAACAAGCTGGATTTAGTTGCCAATTGGGCCAGAGTACGTTATCTGCACTGGGAGGAATTAGCCATCATCTACGCCATGGAAtggaatatactccctccgttcctaaatataagaccttttaaagattacactataaactacatacggagcaaaacgaatgaatctatactctaaaatatgtctatataatctttaaaaagtcttatatttaggaacggaggaagtagataAACAAGAGCTGCAGCGACACTGCGACAGTAATGACATCTCTAGCTAATCCTTAaaaaattatactccctccgttcctaaatataagaccttttagagattttattaaaagactacatatggagcaaaatgaatgaatctacactcttaaatatgtctatatacatccgtatgtagttcatagtgtaatctttaaaatgtcttatatttaggaacagaggaagtatttaggaagatttttt
Coding sequences within:
- the LOC123443436 gene encoding bifunctional phosphatase IMPL2, chloroplastic, with translation MLPPTSTIPPTFPLPHPAFTKPSFRHHLRSSSLLASASSAAAGRACGIAGRWTSSVRASPSEAGGWAVAAAGKEGVEMERLVAVAQSAADAAGEVLRKYFRQRFEIIDKEDHSPVTIADREAEEAMTSVILKSFPTHAVFGEENGWRCAEKSADYVWVLDPIDGTKSFITGKPLFGTLIALLHNGKPVMGIIDQPILRERWVGVDGKKTTLNGQEISVRPCNVLSQAYLYTTSPHLFEGDAEDAFIRVRDKVKVPLYGCDCYAYALLASGFVDLVVESGLKPYDFLSLVPVIEGAGGSITDWEGNKLHWPVSSESRPTSFNVVAAGDSRVHGQALAALRWR